In Triticum aestivum cultivar Chinese Spring chromosome 5B, IWGSC CS RefSeq v2.1, whole genome shotgun sequence, the following proteins share a genomic window:
- the LOC123110708 gene encoding UNC93-like protein 3 isoform X2, whose amino-acid sequence MDARRDDEEAAAAPLLAAPAPRSHAADVHVLSAAFVCLFSAYSAAQNLQSTVNNEGDLGTVSMGVLYTSFTLFAAAASPVVRWLGASRALVIGTSGYLLFILANLVPTWYTMVPASLYLGFTASIIWVGQGTYLTSAALSHARDNNLPDGPTLGSFNGEFWGVFASTQVIGNLISLALLRNGKDGGSITGKNLLFVVFLGCMIIGIVLMCLLSKRDEKRDNASTHSSFGAMLKYIVAPLKDRRMILLIPLIAYSGLQQAFVWAVFTKSIVTPVLGISGVGGAMAIYGASDVVCSLVAGRFTSGLHSATFIVSVGAIVQAVVLFWLLLFYSPMEGLLGSAIPLFIGALWGVGDGVLNTQLSALLGLLFEDVKEAAFAQLKVWQSGAIAVIFFLSPSITLQAMLILMATSLVISFGLFLLLTLVVEKPSSIRA is encoded by the exons ATGGACGCCCGCCGcgacgacgaggaggcggcggcggcgccgctccTGGCCGCGCCCGCTCCGAGGAGCCACGCCGCCGACGTGCACGTCCTCTCCGCCGCCTTCGTGTGCTTGTTCTCCGCCTACAGCGCCGCCCAGAACCTCCAGAGCACCGTCAACAAC GAGGGCGACCTGGGCACCGTCTCCATGGGGGTCCTCTACACCTCCTTCACGCTCTTCGCGGCCGCGGCGTCGCCGGTGGTCAGGTGGCTGGGCGCCAGCCGCGCGCTCGTCATCGGCACCAGCGGCTACCTGCTCTTCATCCTCGCCAACCTGGTCCCGACATG GTATACAATGGTACCTGCTTCACTGTACCTGGGTTTTACCGCATCAATCATTTGGGTTGGGCAG GGCACATATCTTACTTCTGCTGCCCTCAGTCATGCAAGAGACAATAATTTGCCTGACGGTCCAACTTTAGGAAGCTTTAATGGAGAATTCTGGGGTGTGTTCGCTAGCACACAG GTCATTGGGAATTTGATCTCACTTGCTCTACTGAGGAATGGAAAG GATGGAGGAAGTATAACAGGAAAGAATCTGCTGTTTGTTGTGTTCCTTGGCTGCATGATTATCGGCATTGTATTGATGTGTTTACTGTCCAAAAGGGACGAGAAACGAGATAATGCTTCGACACACTCCTCATTTGGAGCTATGTTGAAGTATATTGTTGCCCCTCTCAAGGACCGAAGGATGATTCTTCTGATCCCTCTTATCGCATATTCAGGTTTACAACAGGCATTTGTTTG GGCTGTATTCACAAAGAGTATTGTGACACCTGTGCTTGGCATATCTGGAGTCGGTGGCGCCATGGCAATTTATGGCGCATCTGATGTAGTT TGTTCATTGGTTGCTGGACGTTTTACCTCTGGGCTTCATTCAGCTACATTTATAGTGTCAGTTGGAGCTATTGTTCAGGCTGTGGTCTTGTTCTGGTTGCTTCTTTTTTACAG TCCAATGGAGGGACTACTTGGTTCAGCGATTCCACTATTTATAGGTGCCTTATGGGGTGTTGGTGACGGAGTCTTGAACACACAGTTAAGCGCATTACTTGGGTTGTTGTTCGAGGATGTCAAG GAAGCAGCTTTTGCACAGTTGAAGGTTTGGCAATCAGGTGCCATCGCAGTCATCTTCTTCTTGAGCCCAAGCATCACACTACAAGCAATGCTTATCTTGATGGCCACGTCACTCGTCATCTCCTTTGGCTTGTTCCTGTTACTTACCCTTGTTGTCGAGAAGCCATCAAGCATCAGAGCGTGA